The following DNA comes from Candidatus Binatia bacterium.
CCCGTTTTCGTCAAGGCCGGACGCTCGACAAAATAATCGAAGGCGAAACTTCCGATGAGCAGCGACAGCGCTGCGAGGTGGACAAACCTAATGGCGGCGGCGAGGGTGGTCACAATTACCGGCTCTCCCGGATCGTAAACGGAAAATCCTGCTCCACTGTGTGGCCGTCCACGGAGAGGACGCGGAAGCGCACGACGTATTTCCCCGGAGGAAGCGACTTGACGCCGATGGAGAGTTGCTTCGGATCTTCTTCAGCTACTTTAGCGTCGCCGAGATCGACCGGCGTCCCTCCCGCATCGACGACGGAAGCTTTCGAGAAGCGCGGCTCCAGCCTTTCGTTGAACCAGAGTTGGATTCTCGACGGCGAATGCAGCAGCGTGGCGCGGCCGGCGGGGATGGATTTTACCAGGTAGGCGTGGGCAAAACCCATCGACGGGAAAAGCAATAGGAGACAAATGAAGCTCAGCCGGATTCGATTCAATTTATGAGACCGCTCTCAACCGGATATTTCCGTTTCACCCAGCCGGCAAATCCCTCTTCCATCACGCTCACGTTGCGGTATCCCTTGGCTTCGAGAAAGGCGTACGCGGCGTCGATCTCTTTCGCCGGGCAATCGCAATAGATGATGACCCGGCCGGCGCGCGGGATCTTGCCGAACTGCTTTTCCAAGTCCGACTTGGGGACCGAGCGGGCGCCGGGCAATCTCTTCTTGCGAAATTCCGTCGCCGGCCGCAGATCGATAAAAATAACTTTCTCGCCGACGTCGAGAAAAAGTTTGGCGCGCTCGGGAGTCAGGGTATAGGCGATGAGCGCGTCCTGATCGTGCTCCGCGCCGGCCGAGGCGGGCCAAAACAGCAAGCCTAGACATGTCAGCAGCAGGGCGTAAGGCGCGCGGCGGTCGGTTGAACGAAGCACGACGATTGAATACTGCGAAACGGTTTTTGTCGTCAAGGATCAATGGCAAAACCGGCGGCCATTGGGTTTCACAATAGGCGCGAAAGGCCTTGACAAAACTTCGCATGCAAAACTAAGATCGCGTTCGATTCAACCAGGCAAAGAAGAGAAGGGAGGCAAGCGTTATGGATAGACGGAGAACAAAATTTATCTTGCCGGCGATCTTGGTCGGGCTGTTATTTTTTCACGCCGAGCGAGCTTACTCCCAGGCCAAGCCGGCCGCGGACCCGCTGGTCCAGTATCCGCAGACGATTCTCTACAACGGCAAGATCCTCACCATGGACAAAGACGACAAGAGCTTCACCGTGGCCCAGGCCGTGGCCATACGGGACAAGACCATCATCCGGGTCGGCAAGGACCCGGACGTCCTCAAACTCGCCGGACCGGCGACGCGGAAAATCAACCTGGCCGGAAAAGTGGCGACGCCGGGACTGATCGAGACGCACAAGCACATGCAGGACTCGGCGATGCGCGATTTTTTGCCCAAGGACCTCTACGTGCCGTCGGTCGAGTGGGACAGCAAAGCGGTCGGATTGAAACAACTGAAGGAGGCCGTCGCCAAATACAAAGCCGGCGAGCCGGTTTACGTCAGGATCGACACCCGCTGGACGCAGGCTTTGAAGGACACGACCCGCTGGGACCTCGACACCGTCTCCGCCAATAATCCGGTCTTCCTCCTGAAGAAGGGCGTCGAGGACAACCTCGTTATCAACACCAAGGCGCTGGAGATGATCCTGGCGCGCTTTCCCGAGGGGCTCACCGGCTTGGTCAAGGACGCCAAGGGAATCTACACCGGACTCATCGTCGAAGACTCTTACGCGGACGGAATCATCGAGTGGACCTTTCTCCCGCGGCAGAAATATTTCGGCGGCGTGCTCGCGGACCCCTACGCCAAGCAGATGGTGGCGCAGGTAAGCATGGGCGTTACGACGGTCTCGACGCGCATCTTCTCTTTCGAGCTCGACGGCTATCTCCACCTCGACCGCCAGGGAAAGATGATTCACCGGCTCGCCTACTCCGACACCAACGCGCGCGATATTCCCCATCCGGAAGATTATTTTTTGAAGCTTACCGCCCCGATCGGCCACGGCAGCGAGATGATCTGGATGATCGGCGTGCTGCCGGGGAGCCTCGACGGCTCGCTGTCGATCCGCGAGGGCCGGCACTGCACCTCGATCCCGCAGCAGCGTAAAACCCCCTGGGGCCCCTACGGCGAATGCAAAATAAAAAAACCGGAGCTGTTCAATCACCGCGACGCGATCATGGCGATCGGCAAGCTGGGTCTGAGAATCACCGGCATGCACAGCGAGGGCGACGCGGCGACTTCCGCTTTTCTCGATCTCGCCGAGCAGATCGAAAAAGAGCGCGGCCGGCCTCTATCCGAGCTTAAATGGACCATGGACCACTGCGGCATGGTCAACCCCAAAGATTGGCCGCGCATCAAGAAGCTCGGCATCATGATGAGCTGCTACGCGGGACAGGAGGCCGGACCCCGACGCTTCGAGACCGCGGTTATGCATGGAGAAAAAGTCGCGCGGGAGTGGGCCATACCCACGAACAAAATGCTCAAGGCGGGTCTTCAAGTCGTCAACGAATCGATGCGCACGCCCGGCATCTCCATGTGGGCCGACTTGACCGGCGCCGGTCCGGACTCCAAGGACAAAGTCTACGCCCCTGAAGAAAAGCTGGACCGCGAGACGTTTCTCCTCCTCTCCACCCGTTGGGCCGCGCGCTACGTCCTTAAAGAGAAAGAACTCGGCTCGATCGAAACGGGGAAGTGGGCGGACATCGTCGTCTGGGATCGCGACATCATGAAAGTCCCGGCCGAACAACTGAAAGAGATGCAGCCGCTTCTGACCATGATCGGCGGCAAGATGGTCTACGCCCACAAGGACTTCGCCAAGGCGCAGAACATCAAGGCGGACATCCTGGGGCCCGATGCCGGCGCGGACGATCGACGGGCCAGGGAATTCGAGCGCGGCTGGGACGTGAACCGCATCCTCAGAAAGACAGGGGGCGAATAGAAGAGATGGCGGGACAGGACGGACTTTTCTCATCGGGCGGCGCCGAGATCGAAGTCTCCGGACTCACCAAGGTTTACAAAACCGGCGACATCGAGGCGCTGGTGCTTCGAGGACTCGATCTCGGGGTCGCGGCCGGTCAGGCCGTCGCCGTCATGGGCCCGAGCGGCTGCGGCAAGACGACGTTCTTCAACCTCTTGGGAGGAGTGGACGTACCGAGCGGCGGCGAGATTCGCTTGAAGGAGCCCAAGGGCCCGACGATCATCAACTCACTCTCCGAAAGAGAGCTGGAGCAGTATCGCCTGAAAAAGACCGGCTACATCTTTCAGCTCTTCAATTTGATCCCGATTTTGACGGCCGAGGAGAACGTCGCGCTGCCGTTGATGATCGCCGGCGTGTCCGCGGCCGAGCGCAAGGAGAGGGCGCGCGCGCTTCTGGAGTTGGTGGGTCTCAAGGACAAAGCCGGCAAGCGGCCCGACGAAATGAGCGGGGGCGAGCAACAGCGCGTCGCGATCGCTGTGGCGCTGGCGAACGATCCGCCGCTGCTTCTCGCCGACGAGCCCACCGGCAACCTCGACAGCAAGAACACTATCGTCGTCACCGACCTCCTGGTCTCGCTGGCCGAGAGATACGGCAAGACCGTCCTGATGGCCACACACGATTCCAAAGTCGCCGACAAAGTTCACAAGGTCTATCACATGGAGGACGGGAGGCTGAACGGGGGTTAACTTGAAAACCCTCATCCCTACCCTCTCCCTCTGGGCGAGGGTGACGGAATCTGTTTAAGGATGGAGGCTCATCGCTCAGTGCGGCGGGCTCGCTTTCGGAGGACAACCGTGAGAATCGGTTCCCTCGCCCGCTTTAGCCTGAGGCTGATCCGCCTCTGGCGGATGCGGGAGAGGGTTAGGGTGAGGGATCTATGAAGTTTTTCTGGCTCGTCGGCGCGCGCGGCTTTCGCGCCATGCTTCTCACCACGCTGCTCGCTTTGGCGACGCTTTCGGCGCTCAACCTCTCCTCGCTCTACGGCCTCAGCAGCTATGTCTCCGGCGAAGTGGCCAAGGTGCCCTGGGACATCCGCGCCTTCATGGGGACCGATCCGTCCCAGGCGCAAGTTTTTAGAGACATCGTCGCCGGCCACGAGACGATCCGCAAGGTAGAGACATTTACTTTCCTAAAAATCGGCATTCAGAAAGCCATGGAGGTGGAGATCGACGGCCGGCGCGCGCCGATGAGCTGGCTCTTCTTTCTCGCCAGCAGCTCGCCCGATCTCATGCCGCCCGGCTTTTTTCCCCCGTCCGGCAAGCAGGCGACCATCGTCATGCTCGACGGCGGCTATCCTTTCGCACCGATCGCGCGCGGCGGCGAGATAAAAATTTTCATTTCGGGAGAGGCGGGAGGCCGGGCAAAGCCTTTCTACGATCTCAAAGTCTCCGAGCTGGGACAGATCCAGCGGGCGGAGCTCCTCAAATGGAGCGTCAACCAGCTCGGCCCCCGCTCCGCGCCGACGTTTCCAACGAACGCCTTTCTGATCGTCGTCTCGCCCGAAGAGATGAAAAACGTCGTCGATGCGTTTGTCGGATTTTTTGAAAAAAATCCCCAGACCGCCGGCTACTGGCTTCCCTTCGTAACTTATCTCGCGTCGATTCAACGGGACAAGCTGCTCTCCTTTTGGGATCTCCAGGGCTCGCTCGGCCGCATCCAATCTCTGGTCGAGCAATTCTCCGAGCGCGGCGCGCCCTACAGGATCGCCATCGAGAGCGACCTCTTGGCGCTTTTCACCAAAGGCGTCGAGGTCGCGGGCTTCCTCCGCTGGGTGAGCCTCCTCATTTCCGCGCCGCTTCTCTGGGTCACCTGGATCTTTGGCTCGAGCATCGCCCGTCTCGTCGCGCTGAACGAAAGGCGGCTCCTCGGCCTGCTGCGGCTGAGAGGCGCGCCGGGAAAAATCCTCGGCAACTGCATGCAGGCCGCGATCATCTGCGGCGGTCTCCTCGGCGGGCTGTTGGGCTATTTTCTCGGGCCGCTGGTCTTTCTCGCCCTGCGCCGTCCGGAAACCGGCGGCGGCATCGGCGAGCTGTTCCGCGTCATCCTGGATCCATCGACCTTGTTGGGCTACGTTCTGGTGAGCGTCTTCATGGCCTGGCTGGCAGGCCGAAGAGCGGTCGGCTACGTCCAGTCCATCGGCCCGCGCGAGGCGGTCGCGCGCGTCGCCTCCTCGGAAGCCGGCACGATCCAGCCGCGGATCGGCGTATTGCCGCTGCTGTCGCTGCTCTTGGGCGTTTACGGCCTGGCCTCGTGGCTTTTCAAATTCTCCGGCAAGGCCGGCTTCGTCGATTTTGTCGTTAGCTTCTCCGCCCCCGCGCTGTTTATTTACGGCTTCGCATCCGTCGTGGCTTATCTGGTGCCGCGCGTTAAAGCGCTCTCCGCCGTCATGCATCGCACCGCCGGTCGAATGAGCGAGCTGGCGCAAAGAAACATCGAGTTGAAGCCGCATCGTGTCGCCTCGATTATGGCGATCGCCGCGCTGGTGTTGAGCGCCACGCTCTATCCGCAATCGGCCTTCGATATTTTTTCCGACACGACGCTGAGGACCGTGAAGATGCGCGTCGGCTCGGATTTAAACGTCATGGCCGAACCGGCCGATTTCGGCGCGGAGAATAAACCCGACCTGGCTCAATCCATCGCGGGCGTGAAACCGTTGATCGAGAAAATCGCCAGGCTCGACGGAGTGCGTTCCGCGGCGCCGGTCTATGAATTTATAACTTCCGCCGTACTGCCGAAAAACGCGGTCATTTATTACCTCGACACCGATGCTTACCTCAACACCAGCTACTATGAAAATGAGATCGGTGTGCATGCGGGCTTCCGCCAATCGATTCGCAGCGCCGCCGAGGGCGTGGTCCTCTCCAAGGACGTGGCGGACGAGCTGAAAGCGAAGCCGGGCGACCCCATCATGCTGGAGCTCATGCCGAAGCCGGTGCCGAGCACCGTGACCGGAGTCGTGAACACTCTGCCCGGCGCATTGCGCTCCTTCAGCGAGGCCGGCACCACCAATCTCAGCTACATCACCGACCTCTTTGCCATCTATCCGTTTGTCGTGAGCGACGTTCAAAACCCGATCGCGCGCGAGCTGCGCGGCTTTGTCTCGCGGGTAATCTTACTGATCAGAGTCAAAGAGGGCTACTCCACGGCCAAGGTCGAGCAGCAGGTGCGCGCGTTGCTTCCCGGCGCGCCGCTGCGTCTGCTCGATCAGGAAGTCAAAAAGATGAAGGGGGACATGTTCGTCTCCCTGTCGCAGGAGAACATGCGTCTTTACGTCCTGGGAGGTTTCTTGATCGCGCTGCTGGCGCTGGTCTCGATCTCGACGATCAATTTTACCGAGAGCCGGCGCATTTACGCTCTCCTCCGCCTGAGGGGCGCCATGCCGCGCCATCTCGTCGGCGTCTCTCTCGCCGATCTGCTGATGCCCGCGTTGCTGGGTGGCCTGCTCGGTTCTCTCCTGGGTCTCTTCGCCGGCTTCAACGTCGTGCACCGTATCTGGATGATTCCCCAGCAAGCCACCCCGGCCATCGTGGCCAGCCCCAGCTTCTTCTTGTCGCCGCAGAGCATCTTCATGGCCGCGACTCTCCTGGCGCTTTTTGCCTGCGCGGCGGTGGTCCTGAGCTTGAGGGTCTACCGTAAGTCTGCCCGTGTCGCCCTCAGCGAGACCTGAGGGTGCTGAAAAACGCCGACAGCATCGATCCACCCGGGAGTCTCTTTCCGGGCCGATGCGATACAGCCGTCCTACACTCAACGAAAATGCTGAGAGTCTCACTTTCATATGCTTGATGCTCCTTGTCCCGCGCATCGGCCCTTCAAGAAACACCCAGGTGGACGCTTGCGATGGAGCTTGCCAATCATACCCCGCTTGAATAAAATCCGCTTCGCTCTATAAAAGGAAAGACCCGTCTATTTCGGAGGGACTTGACAGACTTGCCATGTTTTACGATGTCTATGTAACGAGGCCGGGGCTAAAAAATTATATATCTCGCTTCCATTTTAGTAAAGGAGGTAGACGGAGTTATGGCAGACGAAAGAAACGAAGGGCTTGAGGTCACCGAAGCTCAGATTGCAGTGCACTGGAAGGAAGAAGACTATTACTACCCGTCGCCGAAGTTTATTGGTCAGGCCAACGCCTCTGATCCGGAAAT
Coding sequences within:
- a CDS encoding copper resistance protein CopC codes for the protein MNRIRLSFICLLLLFPSMGFAHAYLVKSIPAGRATLLHSPSRIQLWFNERLEPRFSKASVVDAGGTPVDLGDAKVAEEDPKQLSIGVKSLPPGKYVVRFRVLSVDGHTVEQDFPFTIRESR
- a CDS encoding rhodanese-like domain-containing protein, translating into MLRSTDRRAPYALLLTCLGLLFWPASAGAEHDQDALIAYTLTPERAKLFLDVGEKVIFIDLRPATEFRKKRLPGARSVPKSDLEKQFGKIPRAGRVIIYCDCPAKEIDAAYAFLEAKGYRNVSVMEEGFAGWVKRKYPVESGLIN
- a CDS encoding amidohydrolase family protein; translation: MDRRRTKFILPAILVGLLFFHAERAYSQAKPAADPLVQYPQTILYNGKILTMDKDDKSFTVAQAVAIRDKTIIRVGKDPDVLKLAGPATRKINLAGKVATPGLIETHKHMQDSAMRDFLPKDLYVPSVEWDSKAVGLKQLKEAVAKYKAGEPVYVRIDTRWTQALKDTTRWDLDTVSANNPVFLLKKGVEDNLVINTKALEMILARFPEGLTGLVKDAKGIYTGLIVEDSYADGIIEWTFLPRQKYFGGVLADPYAKQMVAQVSMGVTTVSTRIFSFELDGYLHLDRQGKMIHRLAYSDTNARDIPHPEDYFLKLTAPIGHGSEMIWMIGVLPGSLDGSLSIREGRHCTSIPQQRKTPWGPYGECKIKKPELFNHRDAIMAIGKLGLRITGMHSEGDAATSAFLDLAEQIEKERGRPLSELKWTMDHCGMVNPKDWPRIKKLGIMMSCYAGQEAGPRRFETAVMHGEKVAREWAIPTNKMLKAGLQVVNESMRTPGISMWADLTGAGPDSKDKVYAPEEKLDRETFLLLSTRWAARYVLKEKELGSIETGKWADIVVWDRDIMKVPAEQLKEMQPLLTMIGGKMVYAHKDFAKAQNIKADILGPDAGADDRRAREFERGWDVNRILRKTGGE
- a CDS encoding ABC transporter ATP-binding protein, which produces MAGQDGLFSSGGAEIEVSGLTKVYKTGDIEALVLRGLDLGVAAGQAVAVMGPSGCGKTTFFNLLGGVDVPSGGEIRLKEPKGPTIINSLSERELEQYRLKKTGYIFQLFNLIPILTAEENVALPLMIAGVSAAERKERARALLELVGLKDKAGKRPDEMSGGEQQRVAIAVALANDPPLLLADEPTGNLDSKNTIVVTDLLVSLAERYGKTVLMATHDSKVADKVHKVYHMEDGRLNGG
- a CDS encoding ABC transporter permease, whose product is MKFFWLVGARGFRAMLLTTLLALATLSALNLSSLYGLSSYVSGEVAKVPWDIRAFMGTDPSQAQVFRDIVAGHETIRKVETFTFLKIGIQKAMEVEIDGRRAPMSWLFFLASSSPDLMPPGFFPPSGKQATIVMLDGGYPFAPIARGGEIKIFISGEAGGRAKPFYDLKVSELGQIQRAELLKWSVNQLGPRSAPTFPTNAFLIVVSPEEMKNVVDAFVGFFEKNPQTAGYWLPFVTYLASIQRDKLLSFWDLQGSLGRIQSLVEQFSERGAPYRIAIESDLLALFTKGVEVAGFLRWVSLLISAPLLWVTWIFGSSIARLVALNERRLLGLLRLRGAPGKILGNCMQAAIICGGLLGGLLGYFLGPLVFLALRRPETGGGIGELFRVILDPSTLLGYVLVSVFMAWLAGRRAVGYVQSIGPREAVARVASSEAGTIQPRIGVLPLLSLLLGVYGLASWLFKFSGKAGFVDFVVSFSAPALFIYGFASVVAYLVPRVKALSAVMHRTAGRMSELAQRNIELKPHRVASIMAIAALVLSATLYPQSAFDIFSDTTLRTVKMRVGSDLNVMAEPADFGAENKPDLAQSIAGVKPLIEKIARLDGVRSAAPVYEFITSAVLPKNAVIYYLDTDAYLNTSYYENEIGVHAGFRQSIRSAAEGVVLSKDVADELKAKPGDPIMLELMPKPVPSTVTGVVNTLPGALRSFSEAGTTNLSYITDLFAIYPFVVSDVQNPIARELRGFVSRVILLIRVKEGYSTAKVEQQVRALLPGAPLRLLDQEVKKMKGDMFVSLSQENMRLYVLGGFLIALLALVSISTINFTESRRIYALLRLRGAMPRHLVGVSLADLLMPALLGGLLGSLLGLFAGFNVVHRIWMIPQQATPAIVASPSFFLSPQSIFMAATLLALFACAAVVLSLRVYRKSARVALSET